In one Agathobacter rectalis ATCC 33656 genomic region, the following are encoded:
- a CDS encoding LysR family transcriptional regulator — MELRLLRYFLTVAKEQSFTKAAEQLHITQPTLSRQMAAFEEELGVTLFIRSGKKISLTEEGILLKRRALEILNLEEKTLEELKGKEDVVEGNITIGCGEFAAVETLAKICKTYKEKYPLVQIVLHTATADAVYEMMNKGLVDIALFMEPVDTEGLDYIRITDCDHWCVGMRPDDPLAEKEFIRKEDLIGKPLILPERVNVQSELANWFGKDFSKLQIAFTSNLGTNAGVMAANGLGYPISIEGAAKYWREDILVQRRISPEITTSTVIAWRRNIPYSLAVSKMIEEINAFQA; from the coding sequence ATGGAATTAAGACTATTGCGCTATTTTCTGACGGTGGCAAAAGAACAGAGCTTTACAAAAGCAGCAGAACAATTGCATATTACCCAGCCAACGCTATCCAGACAAATGGCGGCATTTGAAGAGGAGCTTGGAGTAACATTATTTATTCGAAGCGGGAAGAAAATTTCGCTTACTGAAGAGGGAATTTTATTAAAAAGGCGTGCCCTGGAGATCCTTAATCTTGAGGAAAAAACACTTGAGGAACTGAAAGGAAAAGAAGATGTTGTAGAGGGAAATATAACCATTGGATGCGGTGAATTTGCAGCGGTGGAGACATTGGCGAAGATATGTAAAACATATAAAGAAAAATACCCGCTGGTTCAGATTGTATTGCATACTGCAACAGCAGATGCAGTGTATGAGATGATGAACAAAGGACTTGTAGATATTGCATTATTCATGGAGCCGGTGGATACCGAAGGGCTGGATTATATCAGAATCACAGATTGCGATCACTGGTGTGTTGGAATGCGGCCGGATGATCCACTGGCAGAAAAAGAGTTTATAAGAAAAGAAGATCTTATTGGAAAACCATTGATCCTGCCGGAAAGAGTAAATGTTCAAAGTGAACTTGCCAATTGGTTTGGAAAAGACTTTTCGAAACTGCAGATTGCTTTTACAAGTAATCTCGGAACAAATGCAGGAGTCATGGCGGCAAATGGACTGGGCTATCCAATATCAATCGAAGGTGCTGCAAAGTATTGGCGAGAGGATATTCTTGTACAGCGAAGAATTTCTCCTGAAATCACGACCAGTACGGTGATTGCCTGGCGACGAAACATTCCATATTCTCTGGCGGTCAGTAAAATGATAGAAGAAATAAATGCTTTTCAGGCATAG
- a CDS encoding DUF3879 family protein, producing the protein MNISGLGNAYSGVNTNSKQYKALKEKGWLEGVIQNEAMMSPEGKMIYEIFGGRDTIVNNLMKQFDSDGDLLNANGVAGMDVTGKGTSWQKLTNVSEEYRQKMFDNVKKEFIQENGVSNGDTTKRSDIFKDYQLSVNKDKRLSGTWTLEQYEGQYRSAMYAAVKAANPNWKPGQKFDTSILDNVTRESAEATLVKNGNRLVRNSIDVSV; encoded by the coding sequence ATGAATATTAGTGGATTAGGTAATGCCTATAGTGGTGTCAATACTAATAGCAAACAATATAAAGCTTTGAAAGAAAAAGGCTGGTTAGAAGGAGTAATTCAGAACGAAGCTATGATGTCTCCAGAAGGAAAAATGATATATGAAATATTTGGCGGAAGGGATACTATTGTTAATAATTTGATGAAACAATTTGATTCCGATGGGGATTTACTGAATGCAAATGGAGTGGCAGGAATGGATGTTACTGGCAAAGGTACATCGTGGCAGAAACTCACGAATGTATCTGAGGAATATCGTCAAAAAATGTTTGATAATGTAAAGAAAGAATTTATTCAAGAAAATGGTGTTTCAAATGGTGATACAACTAAGCGTTCAGATATTTTCAAAGATTATCAATTAAGTGTGAATAAAGATAAACGTTTAAGTGGTACATGGACTTTAGAACAATATGAAGGACAGTATAGATCCGCTATGTATGCAGCAGTGAAAGCAGCTAATCCAAATTGGAAACCGGGACAAAAATTTGATACAAGTATTCTTGATAATGTCACAAGAGAATCAGCGGAAGCAACACTTGTAAAAAATGGTAATAGACTAGTTCGTAATTCTATTGATGTATCAGTATAG
- a CDS encoding DUF6198 family protein gives MTEEIETQENNKLPVLRGELALLVVVLINSLGVVLMLYSGSGISAISSVPYAFSEVFNKISLGTWTYIFQGLLVLSLMIMRKKFVAPYLFSFVVGFAFSEMLDVHEMWIGVLPTAIGYRVLYFIISYLLLCIGIALSNRCGLPIIPTDLFPRELADITKVKYSRIKIGYDVTCLTITALMTCIILGHLDGLGIGTILAAFTMGKVIGMIGDKMDLHVRFESFMTKRV, from the coding sequence GTGACAGAAGAAATTGAGACACAAGAGAACAATAAATTACCGGTTCTGCGGGGCGAGCTGGCGTTGCTGGTGGTGGTATTGATCAACAGCCTGGGAGTTGTGTTGATGCTGTATTCCGGTTCCGGGATCTCGGCGATTTCCAGTGTACCATATGCATTTTCGGAAGTATTCAATAAGATCTCCCTTGGAACCTGGACCTACATTTTCCAGGGACTTCTGGTGTTATCACTGATGATCATGCGTAAGAAATTCGTTGCACCTTATCTTTTCAGTTTTGTCGTTGGATTTGCATTCAGCGAGATGCTCGATGTGCATGAAATGTGGATAGGTGTCCTGCCGACAGCCATTGGCTACAGGGTACTTTATTTTATCATCAGCTACCTGCTCCTGTGCATCGGGATCGCACTTTCCAACCGCTGCGGTCTTCCGATCATCCCGACAGACCTGTTTCCGAGAGAACTGGCAGATATCACAAAGGTAAAATATTCCAGGATCAAAATCGGCTATGACGTTACCTGCCTTACCATAACAGCTCTGATGACTTGCATCATCCTCGGACATCTGGACGGACTTGGAATCGGTACGATCCTTGCCGCATTTACCATGGGAAAAGTGATCGGCATGATCGGTGACAAGATGGATCTGCATGTGAGATTTGAGTCGTTTATGACAAAAAGAGTCTGA
- a CDS encoding ATP-binding protein, whose product MKKIQFLKVGDYMKTITRTKYLDRIIELNGTPDIKIITGIRRSGKSKLMQAYIEYLKSNFENINIIFIDFMDLAYEEIMEYHALHAYVEEHYQEGKTNYLFVDEVQMCPNFELAINSLYSKGIYDIYVTGSNAFLLSADLATLFTGRYIEIHVFPFSFQEYCQYYDDVSDKDKLFDDYTIKGGLAGSYAYRTEKDRTNYIKEVYETIVTRDLVQKYALPDTLVLQRLSEFLMDNISNLTSPNKVSQLLTANETPTNHVTVGKYIKYLCNAFVFYDIKRYDIRGKKYLESSEKFYLCDSGIRYAILGSRNMDYGRVYENIVCIELLRRGYDVYVGKLYQKEIDFVAQRGSEKFYIQVSDNISGQETFERECSPLLQIRDAYPKMIIARTKHPQYSYEGIEIHDIADWLLQE is encoded by the coding sequence ATGAAAAAAATCCAATTTTTGAAAGTGGGTGACTATATGAAAACAATCACGAGAACTAAATATCTCGATAGAATCATTGAACTGAATGGCACTCCTGACATCAAGATCATCACGGGTATTCGTCGTTCTGGTAAGTCCAAGCTGATGCAAGCGTATATTGAGTATCTGAAAAGCAACTTTGAAAACATCAATATTATCTTCATTGACTTCATGGATTTAGCATATGAAGAAATCATGGAATACCATGCCTTACACGCATATGTGGAAGAACATTATCAGGAAGGTAAAACGAACTACCTGTTTGTAGATGAGGTTCAAATGTGTCCTAATTTTGAGCTGGCAATTAATAGCCTGTACTCTAAGGGAATTTACGACATCTATGTAACAGGCTCCAATGCTTTCCTGTTGAGTGCAGATCTGGCAACCCTGTTTACCGGACGCTATATTGAAATTCATGTGTTTCCTTTCAGTTTCCAGGAATATTGCCAATATTATGATGATGTTAGTGATAAAGATAAACTCTTTGATGATTACACAATCAAAGGCGGTTTAGCAGGTTCTTACGCTTACAGAACTGAAAAAGACAGAACAAACTATATCAAAGAGGTCTACGAAACTATTGTTACAAGGGATTTGGTGCAGAAATATGCTCTCCCGGACACTTTGGTTTTACAACGTCTGAGCGAATTCCTTATGGATAATATCAGCAACCTGACTTCTCCGAATAAGGTCAGTCAGCTACTGACAGCAAATGAGACTCCAACCAATCATGTAACCGTTGGCAAGTACATTAAGTATTTGTGCAATGCTTTTGTATTTTATGATATTAAGAGATACGACATCCGAGGTAAGAAATACCTTGAAAGCTCTGAAAAGTTCTATTTATGTGACAGCGGTATTCGATATGCAATACTTGGAAGCAGAAATATGGATTATGGCAGAGTATATGAAAACATCGTTTGCATCGAGCTTCTTCGCCGTGGATACGATGTCTATGTCGGCAAGCTCTATCAAAAGGAAATCGACTTTGTTGCTCAGCGAGGCAGCGAGAAGTTTTATATTCAAGTCAGCGACAACATTTCCGGTCAGGAAACATTTGAGAGAGAATGCTCTCCTCTCCTTCAGATTCGAGATGCTTATCCGAAAATGATTATTGCCAGAACCAAACATCCACAATATAGCTATGAAGGAATTGAAATTCACGATATAGCCGATTGGTTACTACAAGAATAA
- the ftsH gene encoding ATP-dependent zinc metalloprotease FtsH yields MKEVKTPKKPLAYYYGIVLIVLIVFNLVVTPILMKHQVKETDYGTFMSMIEKKNIGEVEVKDNQIIFTDKDQKNIYKTGLMNDPNLTDRLYECGAVFAKDIDKQMSPIISFLLTGILPLILFIALGNYMAKKLMEHAGGKNSMAFGMGKSNAKIYVQSSEGIRFSDVAGEDEAKENLSEIVDYLHNPKKYTDVGASMPKGVLLVGPPGTGKTMLAKAVAGESNVPFFSMSGSEFVEMFVGMGASKVRDLFRQAKEKAPCIVFIDEIDAIGKKRDGQMGGNDEREQTLNQLLTEMDGFEGNNGVIILAATNRPESLDPALTRPGRFDRRVPVELPDLAGREAILKVHAKKIKASDDVDLHTIARMASGASGAELANIINEAALRAVRSGRAVVNESDLEESIEVVIAGYQKKNAVLSDQEKKVVAYHEIGHALVAALQSHSAPVQKITIIPRTSGALGYTMQVEQGDKYLMTKKELENKIATFTGGRAAEEIVFGEITTGASNDIEQATKIARAMITRYGMTDEFDMVAMENVTNQYLGGDTSLSCSADTQKEIDEKVVQLVKAEHEKARKILAENREKLDELAMYLYEKETITGDEFMDILDRK; encoded by the coding sequence ATGAAAGAAGTTAAAACACCGAAAAAACCACTGGCATATTATTATGGGATTGTGTTAATAGTGCTGATAGTATTTAATCTGGTTGTCACACCAATCCTTATGAAGCATCAGGTAAAGGAAACGGATTATGGAACTTTTATGAGCATGATCGAGAAGAAGAATATCGGTGAAGTAGAAGTTAAGGACAATCAGATCATCTTTACAGATAAAGATCAAAAAAATATTTATAAAACAGGTCTGATGAACGATCCGAACCTGACGGACAGGCTATATGAATGTGGAGCAGTATTCGCAAAAGATATCGATAAGCAGATGTCACCGATCATCAGCTTCCTGCTGACCGGGATTTTGCCATTGATCCTTTTTATCGCACTGGGAAATTATATGGCGAAGAAACTGATGGAGCATGCCGGAGGAAAAAATTCGATGGCTTTTGGAATGGGAAAAAGCAATGCGAAGATTTATGTGCAATCCAGTGAGGGAATCCGTTTTTCAGACGTTGCAGGAGAAGATGAGGCGAAAGAAAACCTTTCAGAGATCGTTGATTATCTTCACAATCCGAAGAAGTATACCGATGTAGGTGCGTCTATGCCAAAAGGTGTCCTTCTTGTAGGACCTCCGGGAACCGGCAAAACAATGCTTGCAAAAGCAGTGGCGGGTGAATCAAATGTACCATTTTTCTCAATGTCCGGTTCAGAATTCGTTGAGATGTTTGTCGGTATGGGAGCTTCCAAGGTTCGAGATCTTTTCAGACAGGCAAAGGAAAAGGCACCATGTATCGTGTTTATTGATGAAATTGATGCCATTGGTAAAAAGCGTGACGGACAAATGGGCGGAAATGATGAGAGGGAGCAGACCTTAAACCAGCTTCTTACAGAGATGGATGGATTTGAAGGAAATAATGGTGTCATCATTCTTGCTGCAACGAACCGTCCGGAGTCGTTAGATCCGGCACTTACACGTCCGGGACGTTTTGACAGGCGTGTGCCGGTTGAACTGCCGGATCTTGCAGGCCGTGAAGCAATTTTAAAGGTTCATGCAAAGAAGATAAAAGCATCTGATGATGTTGACCTGCATACGATTGCACGTATGGCATCCGGTGCATCCGGTGCGGAGCTTGCCAATATTATAAATGAAGCAGCATTACGTGCTGTCCGTAGTGGAAGGGCCGTTGTAAATGAATCTGATCTCGAAGAAAGTATAGAAGTGGTTATTGCAGGATATCAGAAGAAGAATGCGGTTCTTTCAGATCAGGAGAAGAAGGTTGTTGCATATCATGAGATAGGACACGCTCTGGTAGCTGCATTGCAGAGTCATTCAGCACCGGTCCAGAAGATTACGATCATCCCGCGTACCTCAGGTGCACTCGGCTACACTATGCAGGTTGAGCAGGGTGATAAATATCTGATGACGAAAAAAGAACTTGAGAATAAGATTGCTACATTTACAGGCGGACGTGCGGCAGAGGAGATCGTATTTGGTGAGATCACGACCGGAGCCTCCAATGATATCGAACAGGCAACAAAAATTGCAAGAGCGATGATCACCCGCTACGGCATGACAGATGAATTCGACATGGTGGCAATGGAAAACGTGACCAACCAGTATCTTGGCGGCGATACGTCCCTTTCCTGTTCCGCAGATACCCAGAAGGAAATTGATGAAAAAGTCGTGCAGCTCGTAAAAGCAGAGCATGAAAAAGCAAGAAAAATCCTTGCTGAAAACAGGGAAAAACTGGACGAACTGGCTATGTACCTGTATGAGAAGGAAACAATTACAGGTGACGAATTTATGGATATTTTAGACAGAAAATAA
- a CDS encoding CDP-alcohol phosphatidyltransferase family protein has translation MQSEVNQEENLNRIITVPNLLSFFRLCLIPVIIWSYCVKKNPLLAGEILLLSGLTDLADGYIARRFHRISNLGKILDPVADKLTQAAMLICLFTRFPHVLLLIVIMAGKELYMVVSGCLVIRKTGKVHGADWHGKIVTFLLYGTAAVHIIWFHITPMVSDLLIGLCAIMMVISVALYIIQNTRTLKGETV, from the coding sequence ATGCAGAGTGAAGTGAATCAGGAAGAAAATTTGAATAGAATTATTACGGTTCCTAATCTTCTTTCTTTTTTTCGGCTTTGTCTGATTCCGGTAATTATATGGAGTTATTGTGTAAAGAAAAATCCTCTGTTAGCTGGTGAAATCTTATTGCTGTCTGGTCTTACGGATCTTGCTGATGGATATATCGCAAGAAGATTCCATAGGATTAGTAATTTAGGAAAAATACTTGATCCGGTGGCTGATAAGCTGACACAGGCAGCGATGTTAATCTGTCTGTTTACTCGTTTTCCGCATGTGCTTCTTTTAATCGTAATAATGGCAGGTAAGGAGCTGTATATGGTAGTCAGTGGATGTCTTGTGATACGAAAGACAGGAAAAGTACATGGTGCAGACTGGCATGGAAAGATAGTAACCTTTTTATTATATGGAACTGCAGCGGTGCATATTATATGGTTCCACATTACACCGATGGTATCAGATCTGTTGATTGGTTTGTGCGCTATAATGATGGTCATATCGGTCGCTCTGTATATTATCCAGAATACCAGGACTCTTAAGGGAGAGACTGTATAA
- a CDS encoding FUSC family protein, with protein sequence MTFYQELQLNQAGSKNLLKKSETVKEKSYHILVYLVKIAVTMAFCFLFVTIFSILFGNENSIVGVVVLLCLMVFRNADLGIHTGQSTMLLALFFVIMTVCPHLANQFSPVLGMLLNIAALAVLILFGCHNPFMFNQSTLVLGYLLLYGYDVTGKSYQMRLVGMALGAALTCFVFYRNHKNRTYKRNLKDLIQEFDITSSRTKWQICQILCVPIVLCIAELCNMPRAMWAGIAAMSAILPFMEDMHYRVRKRIVGNIAGVICFTVLYFLLPSSIYAYIGIIGGIGVGFSAQYGWQAVFNTFGALAIATESYGLKGAVSLRVIQNVFGVVFALAFCVIFYWFMSKKKESDVTVHAE encoded by the coding sequence ATGACATTTTATCAGGAATTGCAGTTAAATCAGGCAGGTTCTAAAAATCTGTTGAAAAAGAGTGAAACAGTGAAAGAAAAATCATATCATATACTGGTATATTTGGTAAAGATAGCTGTTACAATGGCATTTTGTTTTTTATTTGTTACTATTTTCAGTATCTTATTTGGAAATGAGAACAGCATTGTGGGTGTAGTAGTTTTATTATGCCTTATGGTATTTCGGAATGCGGATCTGGGGATCCACACCGGACAATCTACGATGCTTTTGGCTTTGTTCTTTGTAATTATGACTGTATGTCCGCATTTAGCAAATCAGTTTTCACCGGTATTGGGAATGCTGTTAAATATTGCGGCACTGGCTGTGTTGATTCTGTTCGGATGCCATAATCCATTCATGTTTAATCAATCTACATTGGTTCTTGGGTATCTGCTGCTATATGGTTATGATGTTACGGGAAAAAGCTATCAGATGCGATTAGTCGGAATGGCTTTAGGTGCAGCACTTACCTGCTTCGTATTTTATCGAAATCATAAAAACAGAACTTATAAAAGAAATCTGAAAGATCTGATACAAGAATTTGATATCACTTCTTCCAGAACAAAATGGCAGATATGTCAGATTTTATGCGTACCGATTGTCCTTTGCATTGCAGAACTTTGTAATATGCCACGTGCAATGTGGGCTGGTATTGCGGCCATGTCCGCGATTTTGCCATTTATGGAAGATATGCACTACAGAGTCCGTAAAAGGATTGTCGGAAATATTGCAGGTGTTATATGTTTTACAGTATTATATTTTCTGCTTCCTTCGTCAATCTATGCATATATAGGAATTATTGGTGGAATCGGTGTAGGATTTTCAGCACAATATGGCTGGCAGGCAGTATTTAACACATTTGGTGCTTTAGCCATTGCTACAGAGAGTTATGGACTAAAAGGAGCAGTTAGTCTTAGAGTGATTCAAAATGTTTTTGGTGTTGTGTTTGCTTTAGCATTTTGTGTTATATTTTATTGGTTTATGTCTAAAAAAAAGGAAAGTGATGTGACCGTACATGCAGAGTGA
- a CDS encoding HAMP domain-containing sensor histidine kinase: MEQKKEKGLRIRSCLTGAIWLALVFSTVISALLFAILNHFFNLPGSIPVLGWLLIFNTLIAGLITSFINAKLLEPITRLSKAMKEVSRGDFEQHLETNSRIAEVGESYQSFNVMTKELRATEVLQMDFVSNVSHEFKTPINAIEGYTMLLQGEELSPDQEEYVEKILFNTQRLSGLVGNILLLSKLENQNIPMKKTEYRLDEQIRQAFLSLETKWTEKEIGFQVELEEVKYTGNEGLFMHIWINLLDNAIKFSPSKGTITMFLKQEQDSVKFILEDEGPGIEDDVKSRIFDKFYQVDGSHKAEGNGLGLALVKRIVDSAGGTIKAENREYGGCRFVVELPIQKDEAI, from the coding sequence ATGGAACAAAAGAAAGAAAAAGGATTACGAATCCGATCCTGTCTGACTGGTGCAATCTGGCTGGCACTTGTATTTTCAACAGTTATATCTGCTTTATTATTTGCTATTTTGAATCATTTTTTTAATCTGCCGGGCAGTATACCTGTGCTTGGCTGGCTTTTGATTTTCAATACATTGATTGCAGGGCTGATCACTTCCTTTATTAATGCAAAGTTACTGGAACCAATTACCAGACTCAGTAAAGCAATGAAGGAAGTTTCTCGGGGAGATTTTGAACAGCATTTGGAAACGAACAGCCGTATAGCAGAAGTTGGAGAATCTTATCAAAGTTTTAACGTTATGACAAAAGAACTTCGTGCAACAGAGGTGCTGCAGATGGATTTTGTATCTAATGTTTCTCATGAGTTTAAGACCCCGATTAATGCCATTGAAGGATATACAATGCTGCTTCAGGGAGAAGAACTGTCTCCGGATCAAGAGGAATATGTAGAAAAAATCTTATTTAACACCCAAAGACTTTCCGGATTGGTTGGTAATATTTTGCTGTTATCCAAGTTAGAGAATCAGAATATACCAATGAAAAAAACAGAATATCGTCTGGATGAACAGATCCGTCAGGCATTTCTTTCCCTGGAAACAAAATGGACAGAAAAAGAAATTGGTTTTCAGGTAGAATTGGAGGAAGTTAAATATACTGGGAATGAAGGACTTTTTATGCATATCTGGATAAATCTTTTGGATAATGCGATTAAGTTCAGCCCTTCAAAGGGGACAATTACGATGTTTCTGAAACAAGAACAGGATTCTGTTAAGTTCATTCTGGAAGATGAAGGACCAGGAATAGAGGATGATGTAAAATCCAGAATATTTGACAAGTTCTATCAGGTAGATGGATCTCATAAAGCAGAAGGAAATGGCCTAGGTCTTGCACTTGTAAAACGGATTGTAGATAGTGCCGGAGGAACAATCAAAGCAGAAAACCGTGAATATGGTGGATGCAGATTTGTTGTAGAGCTTCCAATACAGAAAGATGAGGCCATATAA
- a CDS encoding response regulator transcription factor codes for MGKVSVLIRRKENVFQILIVEDDKELSQLFQKVLEKNGYQVKSASDGAQALEVLDKEYIDLIISDIMMPVMDGYELVSELRSAGYQIPVLMITAKGSFDDMRQGFLSGSDDYMVKPVNVNEMVLRVGALLRRAQILNEHKIVIGSTEFDYDAMTVTTDKESLVLPKKEFLLLYKLAASPGRTFTKQQLMDEVWGYETEADPHTIEVHIGRIRERFKDNPDFEIVTMRGIGYKVVKK; via the coding sequence ATGGGCAAGGTATCTGTTTTAATAAGGAGGAAGGAAAACGTGTTCCAAATATTGATTGTAGAAGATGATAAAGAATTAAGCCAGCTATTCCAAAAAGTGCTTGAGAAGAATGGATATCAAGTCAAAAGTGCATCGGATGGAGCACAGGCATTAGAAGTATTGGATAAGGAATATATTGATCTGATCATTTCTGATATTATGATGCCGGTTATGGATGGCTATGAACTGGTGTCAGAACTTCGTTCAGCAGGATATCAGATACCAGTGCTTATGATCACTGCGAAAGGTTCCTTTGATGATATGCGCCAGGGATTTCTTTCGGGAAGTGACGATTATATGGTAAAACCGGTAAATGTGAATGAAATGGTTTTAAGAGTCGGAGCACTGCTTCGCCGTGCACAGATACTGAATGAACACAAAATTGTGATCGGTTCAACAGAGTTTGATTATGATGCAATGACGGTTACAACTGATAAGGAGAGTCTTGTTTTGCCTAAAAAAGAATTCCTGCTTTTATATAAACTTGCAGCTTCGCCAGGCAGAACATTTACAAAACAACAGTTGATGGATGAAGTATGGGGATACGAGACGGAGGCAGACCCACATACGATAGAGGTACATATAGGAAGAATCAGAGAGCGTTTTAAAGATAACCCTGATTTTGAAATCGTAACAATGCGTGGAATTGGATACAAGGTGGTGAAAAAATAA
- a CDS encoding MarR family winged helix-turn-helix transcriptional regulator yields the protein MRAGTSAEEFFLKSINVESIFEFVERTDYLFLYSIKECVEKSDCHEGVYLSEVAEYMKLSIPETSKMVKSLENKGYIIWKLDEKKERTYLVLTNKAIELSNCQKEKMIEAYEKIISNIQEDDLAVTRCTLRKIRQLMEEIK from the coding sequence ATGAGAGCAGGAACCAGTGCAGAGGAGTTTTTTTTAAAGAGCATCAATGTTGAAAGCATATTTGAATTTGTTGAAAGAACAGATTATTTGTTCCTTTATAGTATAAAGGAATGTGTTGAAAAATCAGACTGTCATGAAGGAGTATATCTTTCAGAAGTGGCAGAATACATGAAATTATCTATTCCAGAAACATCTAAGATGGTAAAAAGTCTTGAAAATAAAGGATATATTATCTGGAAATTAGATGAAAAAAAAGAAAGAACGTACCTTGTTTTGACGAACAAGGCAATTGAATTAAGCAATTGTCAGAAAGAAAAAATGATAGAAGCTTATGAAAAAATCATATCGAATATACAAGAAGATGACCTGGCAGTTACACGGTGTACATTGAGAAAAATCCGACAGCTTATGGAAGAAATAAAATAG
- a CDS encoding citrate/2-methylcitrate synthase produces MKGAIQMSNLENYMKRQAIFCEQNDSISKNLYSEYGVKRGLRDEKGQGVLTGLTNISDIKAFEYHDGVKSPCDGELSYRGYNIKDLVTGSKGKRFVFEEGAYLLLFGELPTDTQLMEFQGRLSDCMELPTNFTRDVIMKAPTSDIMGSMTRSILTLGSYDKEKESLGIPNVLRQSMQLIAVFPMLAVYAYHAYCHYEKNESMYIHRPEKDLSIAENFLRLLRPDTKFTELEARVLDIALLLHMEHGGGNNSTFTTRVVTSSGSDTYSVISAAMSSLKGKKHGGANLMVMNMMDDIKSHVKDYEDEEEIASYLSKILKKEAFDQKGLIYGMGHAVYSISDPRERVFKGFVEQLARDKGREKDMTLYNNIEKIAPKLIAKQRQIFKGVSPNIDFYSGFVYDMLNIPRELYTPLFAIARIAGWSAHRLEELITTDKIIRPAYKSLVSKKEYIEREER; encoded by the coding sequence ATGAAAGGAGCGATTCAAATGAGCAATTTGGAAAATTATATGAAACGGCAAGCAATTTTTTGTGAACAAAATGATAGCATTAGTAAGAATCTGTATTCAGAGTATGGTGTAAAAAGAGGCTTACGAGATGAAAAAGGCCAAGGTGTGTTGACGGGGCTTACAAATATTTCTGATATAAAAGCTTTTGAATATCATGATGGAGTAAAGAGTCCATGTGATGGCGAGTTATCTTATCGTGGTTATAATATAAAAGATTTAGTAACAGGAAGTAAAGGAAAAAGGTTTGTCTTTGAAGAAGGAGCATATCTTCTTTTATTCGGAGAATTGCCAACTGATACACAGTTAATGGAATTTCAGGGAAGACTATCTGATTGTATGGAACTACCGACTAACTTTACCAGAGATGTCATTATGAAAGCACCTACATCAGATATTATGGGTTCTATGACTCGAAGTATTCTTACATTGGGCTCTTACGATAAGGAGAAAGAAAGTCTTGGAATTCCGAATGTGCTAAGGCAGAGTATGCAGTTGATCGCAGTATTTCCTATGTTAGCAGTATATGCATACCATGCTTATTGTCATTATGAAAAAAACGAAAGTATGTATATTCATAGACCTGAAAAAGATTTATCTATTGCTGAAAATTTCCTGCGCCTATTAAGACCAGATACAAAATTCACAGAACTGGAAGCAAGAGTACTGGATATAGCATTATTGTTACATATGGAACATGGTGGTGGTAACAATTCTACATTCACTACACGAGTAGTAACATCTTCAGGTTCAGATACTTATTCTGTTATTTCAGCAGCAATGTCATCCTTAAAAGGAAAAAAACATGGCGGTGCAAATCTGATGGTAATGAATATGATGGATGATATTAAAAGTCATGTGAAGGATTATGAAGACGAAGAGGAAATTGCATCATATCTGAGTAAGATTTTGAAGAAAGAGGCGTTTGATCAGAAAGGACTTATTTATGGAATGGGACATGCTGTATATTCTATTTCAGATCCGAGAGAAAGAGTGTTCAAAGGCTTTGTAGAACAACTCGCAAGGGATAAAGGACGTGAGAAAGATATGACCCTTTATAACAATATTGAGAAGATTGCACCTAAGTTGATTGCAAAGCAGCGTCAGATATTCAAAGGAGTAAGTCCTAATATAGATTTCTATAGTGGTTTTGTGTATGACATGTTGAATATTCCAAGAGAATTGTACACGCCATTATTTGCGATAGCAAGAATTGCTGGTTGGAGTGCACATCGCCTGGAAGAATTGATAACTACAGATAAGATCATTCGCCCGGCATATAAGAGTCTAGTCAGCAAAAAAGAATATATAGAAAGAGAGGAACGATAA